In Sideroxyarcus emersonii, one DNA window encodes the following:
- the dsrO gene encoding sulfate reduction electron transfer complex DsrMKJOP subunit DsrO codes for MSDLNTQRRQFLKTSLGAAAVAIAPGMLLFDTAHGKAEAGSSKVRWGMLIDTAQCKDGCNDCVTACNKENGLSGGTAATDSQWIRKIELKDIRSGRELSLPMMCQHCEEPPCVDVCPTAASFKRADGIVLVDRHRCIGCRYCMMACPYKARSFVHEPLQDQKPDVPRGKGTVESCTLCVHRLDKGQQNTACAEACKNKAILFGNLNDENSEIAQKIRSVASVQVRADLQLNPGIRYQGL; via the coding sequence ATGAGCGATCTCAATACACAACGCAGGCAGTTCCTGAAGACCTCGCTGGGGGCGGCTGCAGTCGCGATCGCCCCGGGCATGCTGTTGTTCGATACCGCACATGGCAAGGCAGAGGCAGGCAGCAGCAAGGTGCGCTGGGGCATGCTGATCGACACTGCGCAGTGCAAGGATGGCTGTAACGATTGCGTCACTGCATGCAACAAGGAGAACGGTCTTTCCGGCGGCACCGCTGCGACCGATTCGCAATGGATACGCAAGATCGAGCTCAAGGATATCCGCAGCGGACGCGAACTGTCGCTGCCGATGATGTGCCAGCATTGCGAGGAGCCTCCCTGCGTGGATGTATGTCCGACCGCGGCTTCCTTCAAACGGGCCGATGGCATCGTGCTGGTAGACAGGCATCGCTGCATCGGCTGCCGCTATTGCATGATGGCCTGTCCCTACAAAGCGCGCTCATTCGTGCATGAGCCGTTGCAGGATCAGAAACCGGACGTGCCGCGCGGCAAGGGAACCGTTGAGTCGTGTACCCTGTGCGTGCATCGGCTGGACAAGGGGCAACAGAACACAGCCTGTGCAGAGGCGTGCAAGAACAAGGCGATCCTGTTCGGCAATCTGAACGACGAGAACAGCGAGATCGCGCAGAAGATACGCAGCGTCGCATCCGTTCAGGTGCGTGCCGACTTGCAGCTGAATCCCGGCATCCGTTACCAAGGACTGTAA
- a CDS encoding NAD(P)-binding protein, whose amino-acid sequence MSVTTETPQKITFRRYKDGDNKVRRLNEKIFQAGYSYKCPTYIQSTPPCQGSCPAGEDIRGYLAIVRGTEKPPVGADGKPLMPWQEYAWRRLTEANPFPSVMGRVCPAPCESGCNRNEVEDHVGINSVEHFLGEYAVANKLKFNKPNVASSGKKVAILGGGPAGLSCAYQLVLKGHEVTIFDEHEYLGGMMRYGIPGFRTPRDVLDAEIQRILDLGVKTRMKTRVGTDITMDQIRKEFDAVFLGMGAQAGRALPIADALAPNVVTATAFLKAFNDGRLQHVGKRVVVVGGGDTSIDVATVARRLGHIAHAKPTDAELAIAGRMAHDVADISAKQGAEVTLTSVFNIDKMQANKHEIEQALAEGIHILGSLVPIGIVRDANGRATALRVAKCEAKLAGGKLEIKNIEGSEHDIEADLIVSAIGQAVDFTGLEQFNNGKGAVSTDRNYVVNGQPGVFAGGDVIRPHLLTTAIGHGSIAADGIHNFLLGRDLEKRPKIDAHQFDLMRKLVEKGIEIKESHEPMRGTFKSDVAVHNFDNRSDRYIIPHDKLFLGHFSFVSRNQRNVITLDKESALGNFQDRLGVLDEKQAVAEAKRCMSCGMCFECDNCVVYCPQTAVYRVKKTESTLGRYVATDYDKCIGCHICADVCPTGYIQMGLGE is encoded by the coding sequence ATGTCAGTAACAACCGAGACACCGCAAAAGATTACATTCCGTCGTTACAAGGATGGCGATAATAAGGTGCGCCGTCTGAACGAGAAGATCTTTCAGGCAGGATATTCCTATAAATGCCCGACCTATATCCAGTCTACGCCTCCATGCCAGGGCAGCTGCCCGGCTGGCGAAGATATCCGTGGTTATCTGGCCATCGTGCGCGGCACCGAAAAGCCGCCGGTCGGTGCGGACGGCAAGCCGCTCATGCCGTGGCAGGAATACGCCTGGCGTCGCCTGACCGAGGCCAATCCGTTCCCGTCCGTGATGGGACGCGTGTGTCCGGCGCCATGCGAAAGCGGGTGTAATCGTAACGAGGTGGAAGACCACGTCGGCATCAACTCGGTAGAGCATTTTCTCGGCGAATACGCAGTCGCCAACAAGCTCAAATTCAACAAGCCCAATGTTGCGTCCTCCGGCAAGAAGGTGGCGATTCTCGGCGGCGGTCCTGCCGGCCTCTCCTGTGCCTATCAGCTGGTGCTGAAAGGGCATGAGGTCACCATTTTCGACGAGCACGAATATCTCGGCGGCATGATGCGCTATGGCATTCCTGGTTTCCGTACTCCGCGCGATGTGCTGGATGCCGAGATTCAGCGCATCCTCGATCTGGGCGTGAAGACGCGCATGAAGACCCGCGTCGGCACCGATATCACCATGGACCAGATCCGCAAGGAGTTCGATGCCGTATTCCTCGGCATGGGAGCGCAGGCCGGCCGGGCATTGCCCATTGCCGATGCGCTGGCGCCCAATGTGGTTACCGCGACTGCCTTCCTGAAGGCATTCAACGACGGCCGTTTGCAGCATGTGGGCAAGCGCGTGGTGGTGGTTGGCGGCGGCGATACTTCCATCGACGTGGCGACCGTGGCCCGTCGCTTGGGACATATCGCACATGCCAAGCCGACCGACGCCGAACTCGCCATCGCCGGCCGCATGGCCCACGATGTGGCTGACATCTCCGCCAAGCAGGGTGCCGAAGTGACGCTGACCTCGGTGTTCAACATCGACAAGATGCAGGCCAACAAACACGAGATCGAGCAGGCGCTGGCGGAAGGCATCCATATTCTCGGCAGCCTGGTGCCAATCGGCATTGTGCGCGACGCGAATGGCCGTGCCACAGCGCTGCGGGTTGCCAAGTGCGAAGCCAAACTGGCTGGCGGCAAGCTGGAGATCAAAAACATCGAAGGCAGCGAGCACGACATCGAGGCAGACCTGATCGTTTCCGCGATCGGCCAGGCGGTCGACTTCACCGGATTGGAGCAGTTCAACAACGGCAAGGGGGCAGTCTCTACCGACCGCAACTATGTGGTGAACGGACAGCCGGGAGTGTTTGCCGGCGGCGACGTGATTCGTCCGCACTTGCTGACGACGGCGATCGGCCACGGTTCCATTGCGGCCGACGGCATCCATAACTTCCTGCTGGGCCGCGATCTGGAGAAGCGTCCCAAGATCGATGCGCACCAGTTCGATCTGATGCGCAAGCTGGTCGAAAAGGGAATCGAGATCAAGGAATCGCACGAACCGATGCGCGGTACGTTCAAGTCCGATGTCGCGGTGCACAACTTCGACAATCGTTCGGACCGTTACATCATCCCGCACGACAAGCTGTTCCTCGGCCATTTCTCCTTCGTTTCGCGCAACCAGCGTAACGTGATCACGCTCGACAAGGAGAGTGCTCTGGGCAATTTCCAGGATCGCCTCGGCGTGCTGGACGAGAAACAGGCTGTCGCTGAGGCCAAGCGCTGCATGAGCTGCGGCATGTGCTTCGAATGCGACAATTGCGTGGTGTATTGCCCGCAGACTGCCGTGTATCGGGTCAAGAAGACGGAATCCACCCTGGGCCGTTATGTCGCCACGGACTACGACAAGTGCATCGGTTGTCACATCTGTGCGGATGTGTGTCCGACCGGCTATATCCAAATGGGCCTGGGTGAATAA